Sequence from the Hamadaea flava genome:
CCGTCGTCACGGTCGTCGCCGTCCAGCTCGCCCGCCGGTCCGTGCCCGTTCCCGTGCGTGCCCGCCAGACCCTGCGGCACTGGGAACGGCGGGAGACCCCGCTGCGCCTGACCGACCCCGACGCGCCCGGTCGCGCCCGTCCTCGAGCCCCGTCCGCCTGACGCCCGCTTCCGCGTCCACCGTCAGGCTTCTCTCTCCCGTCAAGGGGCTCACTCATGCATCCGCTCGACAGCGCGGCTCAGGCTGCGCAGACTCTGCTCGTCCAGCTCGCGGCCCTCCTCACCCCGGTGGGTGGCACGGTCGCCGCGATCATCGGAGCCACGGCCCTCCTCCGCCTCGCGTTGCATCCGCTCACTCGCTCAGCGGTACGCGTAGAGCGCGCGAAGGCAGCGCTCGCGCCGAAGCTCGCACCACTGCGCAAGAAGTACGCCGACGACCCGGCCACGTTGATGGAGAAGACCCTCGAACTGCACCGTGCTGAGGGGATCTCGCCGTTCGCCGGTTTCCTGCCGCTGCTGGCCCAGGCGCCCTTCTTCCTCGTCTTGTTCCATCTCTACAACAGTTCGAAGATCGGCGGCCGGCCGAACGCGCTGCTCTCGGACACCATGTTCGGGGCGCCCCTGAGCACCCGGTTCATCGGCGAACTCGGTGCTCTCGGCGTACCCATAGTGATTTTCGCGGGACTTTTCGCGGCGCTGGCGGCGGTCGCGTGGCTGATGTCGCGGCGGTCCGCGCGCCTGCTGGCGCTGACGGATCCGCCGCCCACCGGGGTGCTCGCGGCCTTGCCTCGCATCCTGCCGTTCACCGTGCTGATCAGCGCGATCTGGCTGCCACTGGCGGCCGTGCTGGCCCTGCTGACCACGACGGCCTGGACGGCGGCCGAGAACACACTGCTCAAACGAGGCATGCCAACAGCGCCTCCGGCGCGCCGGTAGGGGTGGACAAACAGGGCGCTCGCCCGCGAAAATGCCTCGCGTCGCGCAAACCGCGGCGGGGCGCGAGCGTCCTGCCCTCACCCCTGCCCGCGCGGCGAGAGGGAGCGAACCGGTGAGCGTGGACCAGGACTTCGGCGGCGATCACACCGGGACCACGCTGTGGCGGGACGGCTGGCCGGTCTACGACCGCGGGGAGACTGTCTGCGTCGTCGGGGCGGGGCCGAGCGGGCTGACCGCGATCAAGAACCTGAAGGAAGCCGGGTTCGGCGTCGACTGCTACGAACGGGAGACCGGGGTCGGCGGCGCGTGGAACTGGCGGCACGACCGCAGCCCGATGTACGCGAGCACGCACCTGATCTCGTCGAAGCCGCTCACCCAGTTCCCCGACTTCCCGATGCCGGACGACTGGCCCGACTATCCGCATCACGCGCTGGTGTTGTCCTATCTGGAGCGTTACGCCGACCACTTCGAGCTGCGGCCGCACATCTGGTTCGGCACCGAGGTCGTGAAGGTGGAGCCGGCCGACAACGGCAAGTGGGACGTCACCACTCGCAGCACCAGCAAATACGGTGGCGCCGAACGCATCCACCGGTACGCCGGGGTGATCGTGGCCAACGGGCACAACTGGTCGCCGAAGATGCCCACCTATGAGGGCATCGAGGACTACCGGGGCAACGTGCTGCACGCGAGCGCGTACAAGGACTCGGCGCAGCTGCGGGGCCGCCGGGTCCTCGTGGTGGGCGGCGGCAACACCGGATGCGACATCGCGGTGGAGGCGGCGCAGCAGGCGGCCCGCTGCTGGCACTCCACCCGCCGCGGCTACTGGTACGCCCCGAAATACGTCCTCGGCCGCCCGACCGACCAGGTCAACGACCAGCTGCTCGCGCTGCGCGCGCCGATGCGGCTGCGCCAGTGGTTCGCCCACCGGACGCTGAAGCTGGCGGTCGGCGACATGACCCGGTTCGGGCTGCCCAAGCCGGATCACAAGGTCTACCAGAGCCACCCGGTCGTCAACAGCCAGCTGCTCTACTACGTCGGCCACGGCGGCATCGCGCCGGTGCCGGAGATCGCCCGGTTCCACCGGAACTCCGTCGAGCTGACGGACGGCCGCCAGATCGAACCCGACCTGGTCGTGCTCGCCACCGGCTACCTGCCCCGGTTCGACTTCCTGGAGCCCGAGCTGCTCGGCATCGACCAGCGCGGCAAACCCACGCTCTACCTGCACACCTTCCCGCGCCGCCACCCGACCCTCGCGGTCGCCGGACTGGTGCAGCCGGACGCCGGGGTGTTCCCGCTCGCCCACTGGCAGTCCGTCGTGTTCGCCCGCTACCTGCGCGCCCGGCAGAACGCTCCGCAGCGCGCCGCCGAATTCGGCCGCCGGGTGGAGAAGGAAGCGGCCGGCACCTGGCACGAGGGGCGTACCACCGACTCGACCCGGCACTGGTTCGAGGTCAGCCACGGTCTCTATCTGCGCGAGCTGCAGCGGGCCATCGACACCCTGGAAGGATCGCGATGACCGTCTCGGTGCTGCGGCTCAAGGAGTGGGCCCACCCGGTCGCCCCGGTACGCCGGGAGGTGCTCAGCGCCACCCCGGAACTCGACGAGGGCCGGCCGCCGGTGCTGTTCGTGCCCGGATTCGGCCACGGCGCCTGGGCGTACGCCGAGCACTGGCTGGAACACACGGCGTCGCGCGGCTTCCCGGCGTACGCCGTGAGCCCGCGCGGGCACGGGGCGAGCGAAGCGGCCCCGAAGGCCGACCTCCGGGCGTACGCCCACGACGTCGTGCAGGTCGCGGCCAGTCTGCCCCGCAAAGCGGTCCTCGCCGGGCACGGCGCCGGGGCGCTCGTCGTCACGCACGCGCTGGCCCGGTACCCCGCCCGAGCGGCGGTCCTGCTCTCGCCGGTGCTGGGCGGTGTCTCCACCGCGCTGCGCAACCCCGGGCTGGTGCTGCCCGCCCTGTTCGGCGGGGGACTGCGGCTGCCCGCCGGTCAGCTGTTCAGCCGGGAACTCCCCGTCGCCGCCGCCCGCGCCTACGCCAAGCGCCTCGGCCGCGCCAGTACGCGCGCGCAATGGCAGCTGCTGCGCGGCGTCACCCCGGAACGCGCCGTCGGCGACCCGCCCGTGCTGGTCGTGGGCAGCCCCGACGACAAGATCGTCTCACCGTCCGCGTTGAAGGACGCCGCCCGGGCGTACGGGGGAGCGCCGCTGCTGTTCCCGGGCATGGGCCACGACCTGATGCTGGACGCCCGCTGGCGCGAACCGATCGACGCCACCCTCGACTGGCTCGAAAAATCCCACTAACTCGTTCTTTCCGCGTGCTCGTTCTTTCCGCGTGATCATGAACTAACGGTCGTGATCGACCGGTGTGTCGTGTTCGTGGCACCCTGATCGACTCCCTAGCGCTCTGATCGACTCGAACGCGGTGGGTGCCGTAGGTGATCATGCCCGCCGGGGAGTGATCAGGGTCTGGTGGACACGACACACCGGTCGATCACGCACATAAGTTCATGATCACGCGGAAAGGGGCGCGAGCGGAGCGAGCACGGGGCGGCGCGAGCGGAGCGAGCGGGCGCGGGGCGAGCGTCAGACGACGGCGCCGTCGTCGGGGAGGTCGGGTTCATCGGGGCCGCCCGGCCGGAGCCGCATGATCAGCAGCGCTGCCCCGCCGATGATGCCGAGCAGGCCGAGCACCATCCCGGACTGGTCGCCGAGCGGCAGGAGGCCGGGTTTGAAGAACAGCAGCACTCCGCCGATGATCGCGATGACCCCGATGATCGCCTGCGCGGAGATGCGCGGCAGTGGGGGCGGCGGTGGCGGGACGAAGGGTTCTTCGTCGTCTGGGAGGTCGGCGCCGAATGTGTCGAGCCCGTCGAGCAGGGAGGGCTCGGGCTGGTTCAGGATCGGCCCGTTGGCCGGGAACAGTGGTCCGGTGGGTCCGGCCGGAGCGGCCGGGGCCGGCTCGGCTGGGGTGGCGGGGGTGAGGTCTTCACTCTCCGGCCAGGTCACTTCGGCGGGCGCGGCGTCGTAACTCGCGACAATCTGCGCAAAAGCGGCATCCACCTGATCCGAGGAGCGCCCGTCAGGGTCGCCGACCACAGACATCAGGCCCTCCCTCAGGTCGAACATGGTCGCGCCGGACCGGCCGCGGGAAGACGGGGCGGTGGACGCGGGGACATTTCAGTGTGACACGGGGGGAGCGAGATTGTGCAGTGCGTTGTGGCGTGCCGCATCCGCTGCATAGGCTCTGACTGAACTCCCGGCGGCTCGCCCCGCGGGGCTCCCCGGCGGGAGGATCACTGAGGCACGCCGACGTCACGGAGAGGACCACGTGTTCTACTGGCTGCTCAAGTACGTCATCCTCGGCCCCGTGTTGCGGCTGATCTTCCGGCCGCAGGTCGAAGGGCTCGACAACGTGCCCAGGCAGGGCCCCGCGATTCTGGCCAGCAACCATCTGTCCTTCTCGGACTCGATCTTCATGCCGCTGGTCGTGCCGCGGAAGGTGACCTTCGTGGCCAAAGCGGAGTACTTCACGGAGAAGGGGATCAAGGGCCGGCTCAAGAAGATGTTCTTCGTGGGCACCGGCACCATCCCGGTCGACCGCTCCGGTGGGCGTGCCGCCCAGGCCGCCCTCGACACGCAGTTGCGCGTACTGAGGTCGGGGGAGATCGCCGGTATCTATCCGGAGGGCACCCGCTCGCCCGACGGGCGGCTCTACCGCGGTAAGACCGGCGTGGCCCGGCTCGCCCTGGAGAGCGGCGCTCCGGTGATCCCGGTGGCGATGCTCAACGCCGACGAGGTCCAGCCGCCTGGCAAGGTGCTGCCCAAGGTCATGCGGGTCAAGATCCGGTTCGGCGCGCCGCTGGACTTCAGCCGGTACGAGGGCATGGCGGGGGAGCGGTTCGTCGAACGGGCCGTCACCGACGAGATCATGTACGAGCTGATGGAACTCTCCGGCCGCGAATACGTCGATCTCTACGCCGCCAAGGTGAAGTCGCAGCCGGTCGCCGCCCCGATCCAGCCCGCCGTCGTCTAGCCAAGCCGGTGTGACGGCAAGACGGCCCGTCACGGCAGCAACCTGGGCGCGCCGTTACGCTCGGCGAAGGCGCGTACCTGCCGCTCGACGCCGTCGTGGCGGGCATCGGTGACGGGCAGGACGCGCAACGCCGCCGACAGGGCCAGCACCTCGTCGCTGGGCGTACCGATCTTGGCGTAGATCTCGGCCGCGGCCAGGTAGTGCCCGCCGGCCTCGGCCGGATCCTCGGCGAGCGCGCCGGCCATGGTCGACAACGCCGCCTCGATCCACGGCGTACGCCGAGTGGACCGTTCGAACATGGCCCGAGCCTGTCGTGCCCCGGCCGGGCCGAGCAAGGCGGCCGCGTGCGCCGCCCCGGCGGACCACTCGCAGAACGTCATCATCTCGGTCTGCGACCAGTCCTGCTCCAGTTCGTCGAGGAGCGCCTGCGCCTCCTCCGTCCGGTTCTGCAGGACCCGGCACAGGGCGGCGTGCGCGAGCGCCGAGCGCAGTACGCGGTGGAATCCCGAGCGCCGTGCCCCGATCAGGACGGTCTCGATCGGGTCCTCGCCGTCGATCTCCACCGGTTCCCCGCGCAGGACGCGCATCCAGGCGCCGATCGCGATGGCGTGGAGGTCCCACTCCTCGGTCGGGCGGCGCATCACGACGGCGGTCGCCCCGATCGCGTCGGTCCAATCGCCGGCCATGTAAGCGTTCTGGGCCTGCTCGTTGTAGCTGGGCGACAGGGCGTGCCCGCCACCGCGTACGCTCGCCCGCACCTCGCTGAGCAGTCGCAGGTTGGCCGAGACGTCGCCTTCCTCCAGATACACCCAGGCCAGGTTGCTCGCCGCGCGCCGCCAGCTGCTCAGCTGCGCGCGCCGGCAGTCCTCGGTCGTCTTGTGCAGCTCGTCGAGGGCGTCGGGCTCGCCGGCCATGTACCGCGCGACCTCGATCGTGATGCGCGCACTGGCTTCCGCCTCGGCGAGATGCAGGCTGCGGGCGGTGTCGGCGGCCCCGCGCGCGGCGGCGATCGCCGGCTCGAACTCGAAGTCCAGCATCCGGGCCCGTGCCAGCTCCAGCAGGGCCTCCATCATCTGCGGGCTGTCCGGCAGGCCTTCGAAATAGCCGACCGCGCGGCCCAGCCAGTGCAGCGTCTCGGCGCGGTCCGCGCGGGACCAGGCAGCCTGCCCCAGCAGGGTGCAGCCCCGCGCGGCCCCGGCCACGTCGCCCGCCGCCGCCAGCTGCTCGGTCAGCAGGATCAACCGCGCGACACCCCCGTCGTTCAGGAACGCGTCGCCGTCCCGGTAGAAGTCGATCTCGGCCGCGAGTAGCTCCAGCCCCGCGTCCGGGTCGAGCTTCATCCCGAGGGCGCGGGCCAGGAGGGTCTGCGCGGTCTCCAAAGCGTGCAAGTTGTACGCACGGCGCGCGGCGAGTTGCAGCGCCTCCCGAGCGGGC
This genomic interval carries:
- a CDS encoding flavin-containing monooxygenase, whose product is MSVDQDFGGDHTGTTLWRDGWPVYDRGETVCVVGAGPSGLTAIKNLKEAGFGVDCYERETGVGGAWNWRHDRSPMYASTHLISSKPLTQFPDFPMPDDWPDYPHHALVLSYLERYADHFELRPHIWFGTEVVKVEPADNGKWDVTTRSTSKYGGAERIHRYAGVIVANGHNWSPKMPTYEGIEDYRGNVLHASAYKDSAQLRGRRVLVVGGGNTGCDIAVEAAQQAARCWHSTRRGYWYAPKYVLGRPTDQVNDQLLALRAPMRLRQWFAHRTLKLAVGDMTRFGLPKPDHKVYQSHPVVNSQLLYYVGHGGIAPVPEIARFHRNSVELTDGRQIEPDLVVLATGYLPRFDFLEPELLGIDQRGKPTLYLHTFPRRHPTLAVAGLVQPDAGVFPLAHWQSVVFARYLRARQNAPQRAAEFGRRVEKEAAGTWHEGRTTDSTRHWFEVSHGLYLRELQRAIDTLEGSR
- the yidC gene encoding membrane protein insertase YidC is translated as MHPLDSAAQAAQTLLVQLAALLTPVGGTVAAIIGATALLRLALHPLTRSAVRVERAKAALAPKLAPLRKKYADDPATLMEKTLELHRAEGISPFAGFLPLLAQAPFFLVLFHLYNSSKIGGRPNALLSDTMFGAPLSTRFIGELGALGVPIVIFAGLFAALAAVAWLMSRRSARLLALTDPPPTGVLAALPRILPFTVLISAIWLPLAAVLALLTTTAWTAAENTLLKRGMPTAPPARR
- a CDS encoding lysophospholipid acyltransferase family protein codes for the protein MFYWLLKYVILGPVLRLIFRPQVEGLDNVPRQGPAILASNHLSFSDSIFMPLVVPRKVTFVAKAEYFTEKGIKGRLKKMFFVGTGTIPVDRSGGRAAQAALDTQLRVLRSGEIAGIYPEGTRSPDGRLYRGKTGVARLALESGAPVIPVAMLNADEVQPPGKVLPKVMRVKIRFGAPLDFSRYEGMAGERFVERAVTDEIMYELMELSGREYVDLYAAKVKSQPVAAPIQPAVV
- a CDS encoding alpha/beta hydrolase, whose translation is MTVSVLRLKEWAHPVAPVRREVLSATPELDEGRPPVLFVPGFGHGAWAYAEHWLEHTASRGFPAYAVSPRGHGASEAAPKADLRAYAHDVVQVAASLPRKAVLAGHGAGALVVTHALARYPARAAVLLSPVLGGVSTALRNPGLVLPALFGGGLRLPAGQLFSRELPVAAARAYAKRLGRASTRAQWQLLRGVTPERAVGDPPVLVVGSPDDKIVSPSALKDAARAYGGAPLLFPGMGHDLMLDARWREPIDATLDWLEKSH
- a CDS encoding DUF6412 domain-containing protein, with product MSVVAAYRWVFALLGFTVATAGLAGPSAFGAIVGGLAAAAVVTVVAVQLARRSVPVPVRARQTLRHWERRETPLRLTDPDAPGRARPRAPSA